A part of Penaeus vannamei isolate JL-2024 chromosome 1, ASM4276789v1, whole genome shotgun sequence genomic DNA contains:
- the LOC113827896 gene encoding sialate:O-sulfotransferase 1-like isoform X2, with protein MKPRSLVSSRVACILQGTENIRLVPDLFPSPPGVPPAGASVAEDREDRTDIDWKTMPRPLPEPRWPELDHDMATVPLWPSDPACAMHNVSFALRANKTFLVSFPRSGNSWTRYLVEGATGVATGAVYAGEKLIHFGMKSQMRNLRGKVILIKIHTNDRRRVPDHVPVILLIRNPAESIISFFNFLNGEGSNEKWLRNVTYDAYFTKDFSDHFDLQILKWKKLATDRLLYSQRLLVIPYEELKKDSIAQVRRALAFLGVPADEGRLECLRRYPEGFRLGLQRQVDPYTPEQKLALAKAVVEVSELLRERNFPPLPAYDLTHK; from the exons ATGAAGCCAAGAAGTCTCGTCTCATCTCG AGTCGCCTGCATCCTTCAGGGCACAGAAAACATCCGCCTCGTTCCAGATTTGTTTCCTTCGCCCCCGGGAGTGCCCCCGGCGGGTGCGTCTGTGGCCGAGGACCGCGAGGACCGGACGGACATCGACTGGAAAA CGATGCCGAGGCCGCTGCCTGAGCCGCGATGGCCAGAGCTGGACCACGACATGGCCACCGTCCCCCTGTGGCCCAGCGACCCTGCCTGCGCCAT gCACAACGTCTCCTTCGCCCTTCGCGCAAACAAGACCTTCCTGGTGTCCTTCCCGCGGTCCGGGAACTCCTGGACGCGCTACCTGGTGGAGGGGGCGACGGGGGTGGCCACGGGGGCGGTCTATGCGGGCGAAAAACTCATCCACTTCG gtATGAAGAGCCAAATGAGAAATCTGCGCGGGAAAGTCATACTCATCAAAATCCACACCAACGACAGACGAAGGGTTCCCGACCACGTCCCTGTGATATTACTCATAAGAAATCCCGCCGA GTCTATCATTTCCTTCTTCAATTTCTTGAACGGGGAAGGAAGCAACGAGAAATGGCTCAGGAATGTAACCTATGATGCTTACTTTACCAAAG ATTTTAGCGACCACTTCGACCTTCAAATCCTAAAGTGGAAAAAG CTGGCCACAGACCGGCTCCTGTACTCCCAACGGCTGCTGGTGATCCCTTACGAGGAGCTGAAGAAGGACTCGATCGCGCAGGTGCGGAGGGCGCTGGCGTTCCTGGGCGTTCCGGCGGACGAAGGGCGCCTCGAGTGCCTCCGACGGTACCCAGAGGGGTTCAGACTGGGGTTGCAGAGACAG GTTGACCCATACACACCCGAGCAGAAATTGGCGCTGGCGAAAGCTGTGGTTGAAGTTTCTGAACTACTTCGTGAAAGAAACTTCCCTCCGCTGCCTGCCTATGATTtgacacataaatga
- the LOC113827896 gene encoding sialate:O-sulfotransferase 1-like isoform X1: protein MKPRSLVSSRFVWALSCVGVLFLVACILQGTENIRLVPDLFPSPPGVPPAGASVAEDREDRTDIDWKTMPRPLPEPRWPELDHDMATVPLWPSDPACAMHNVSFALRANKTFLVSFPRSGNSWTRYLVEGATGVATGAVYAGEKLIHFGMKSQMRNLRGKVILIKIHTNDRRRVPDHVPVILLIRNPAESIISFFNFLNGEGSNEKWLRNVTYDAYFTKDFSDHFDLQILKWKKLATDRLLYSQRLLVIPYEELKKDSIAQVRRALAFLGVPADEGRLECLRRYPEGFRLGLQRQVDPYTPEQKLALAKAVVEVSELLRERNFPPLPAYDLTHK from the exons ATGAAGCCAAGAAGTCTCGTCTCATCTCGGTTTGTTTGGGCGCTTTCTTGCGTCGGCGTCCTGTTTCT AGTCGCCTGCATCCTTCAGGGCACAGAAAACATCCGCCTCGTTCCAGATTTGTTTCCTTCGCCCCCGGGAGTGCCCCCGGCGGGTGCGTCTGTGGCCGAGGACCGCGAGGACCGGACGGACATCGACTGGAAAA CGATGCCGAGGCCGCTGCCTGAGCCGCGATGGCCAGAGCTGGACCACGACATGGCCACCGTCCCCCTGTGGCCCAGCGACCCTGCCTGCGCCAT gCACAACGTCTCCTTCGCCCTTCGCGCAAACAAGACCTTCCTGGTGTCCTTCCCGCGGTCCGGGAACTCCTGGACGCGCTACCTGGTGGAGGGGGCGACGGGGGTGGCCACGGGGGCGGTCTATGCGGGCGAAAAACTCATCCACTTCG gtATGAAGAGCCAAATGAGAAATCTGCGCGGGAAAGTCATACTCATCAAAATCCACACCAACGACAGACGAAGGGTTCCCGACCACGTCCCTGTGATATTACTCATAAGAAATCCCGCCGA GTCTATCATTTCCTTCTTCAATTTCTTGAACGGGGAAGGAAGCAACGAGAAATGGCTCAGGAATGTAACCTATGATGCTTACTTTACCAAAG ATTTTAGCGACCACTTCGACCTTCAAATCCTAAAGTGGAAAAAG CTGGCCACAGACCGGCTCCTGTACTCCCAACGGCTGCTGGTGATCCCTTACGAGGAGCTGAAGAAGGACTCGATCGCGCAGGTGCGGAGGGCGCTGGCGTTCCTGGGCGTTCCGGCGGACGAAGGGCGCCTCGAGTGCCTCCGACGGTACCCAGAGGGGTTCAGACTGGGGTTGCAGAGACAG GTTGACCCATACACACCCGAGCAGAAATTGGCGCTGGCGAAAGCTGTGGTTGAAGTTTCTGAACTACTTCGTGAAAGAAACTTCCCTCCGCTGCCTGCCTATGATTtgacacataaatga
- the LOC113827898 gene encoding sialate:O-sulfotransferase 1 yields the protein MQIFPPKSEHEWSRNAVEGRSEFAASAMKPRSLASSRVACILQGTENIRLVPGAFPSPPGVSSAGASVAEDREDRTDIDWKTMPKPLPEPRWPELDHDMATIPLWPSDPACAVYNVSFALRASRTFLVSFPQSGNSWTRYLVEGATGVATGAVYAAEDLIHFGTESQEGNLNGRVILIKIHANDRRRIPDDVPVILLIRDPAEAIISFFSFMNGEGNTKKWLRNVTDDIYFTKEFDDLFDLNLREWTKLATDRLLYSQRLLVIPYEELKKDPIAQVRRALAFLGVPADEGRLECLRRYSEVPALGLQTQVDPYTPEQKLALAKAAVEVSELLRERNFPPLPVYD from the exons ATGCAAATATTCCC CCCCAAGTCTGAGCACGAGTGGAGCCGCAACGCCGTCGAGGGAAGGTCGGAGTTCGCCGCCTCCGCGATGAAGCCAAGAAGTCTCGCCTCATCTCG AGTCGCCTGCATCCTTCAGGGCACAGAAAACATCCGCCTCGTTCCAGGTGCGTTTCCTTCGCCCCCGGGAGTGTCCTCGGCGGGTGCGTCTGTGGCCGAGGACCGCGAGGACCGGACGGACATCGACTGGAAAA CGATGCCGAAGCCGCTGCCTGAGCCGCGATGGCCAGAGCTGGACCACGACATGGCCACCATCCCCCTGTGGCCCAGTGACCCTGCCTGCGCCGT gTACAACGTCTCCTTCGCCCTCCGCGCGAGCAGGACCTTCCTGGTGTCCTTCCCGCAGTCCGGGAACTCCTGGACGCGCTACCTGGTGGAGGGGGCGACGGGGGTGGCCACGGGGGCGGTGTATGCGGCCGAAGACCTCATCCACTTCG GAACGGAGAGCCAAGAAGGAAATCTGAACGGGAGAGTCATACTCATCAAAATCCACGCCAACGACAGACGAAGGATTCCCGACGACGTCCCTGTGATATTACTCATAAGAGATCCCGCCGA AGCCATCATTTCCTTCTTCAGTTTCATGAACGGGGAAGGAAATACCAAGAAATGGCTCAGGAATGTAACCGATGATATTTACTTTACAAAAG AGTTTGATGACCTCTTCGACCTTAACCTCAGAGAGTGGACAAAG CTGGCCACAGACCGGCTCCTGTACTCCCAACGGCTGTTGGTGATCCCTTACGAGGAGCTGAAGAAGGACCCGATCGCGCAGGTGCGGAGGGCGCTGGCGTTCCTGGGCGTTCCGGCGGACGAAGGGCGCCTCGAGTGCCTCCGACGGTACTCAGAGGTGCCTGCGCTGGGGCTGCAGACACAg GTTGACCCATACACACCCGAGCAGAAACTGGCGCTGGCAAAAGCTGCGGTTGAAGTTTCTGAACTACTTCGCGAAAGAAACTTCCCTCCGCTGCCTGTCTATgattag